From Anopheles arabiensis isolate DONGOLA chromosome 3, AaraD3, whole genome shotgun sequence, a single genomic window includes:
- the LOC120904147 gene encoding brain tumor protein, with product MATSPTPSLDSLPGASNSIGSFGEPADYLSDSPLTTLSGGSGTTGSSPPASDSAICDDFATSSSLESAQSNNGSSESLFPRCTGCKSKQSDAVAKCMDCDNFLCANCVTAHQFMHCFDGHSVYRITGGGLGSVVGGGGGVNTFGSIGSLANGTMAANTVTTTAPTTPTLGGLLGGCLDGSGLLAGSILGGGTGGKMLQMGGFDSAHPRLSTLNLTIKDDASSLVKSIMNNVITPPTSNGAPGSGSNINNGNGTGNNNSNNNNSSSNSSSSSSSSSSSSSSTSSSSGGNGNSLMNQVNSQLSAVMQQSTGLGTDLLLSNGLGSGGGGILGGLLSNGSIGSGLGGGLLGGNNKPNYFCKRHPSELLKFYCRTCSVPVCKDCMLLDHPNGLHDCEHNSDTTPKQIESLLHTVSEVRAKAQDLRSLIKNVEHSGQRIQLQYHKAQNEIEDTHQFYRSMVDERKAELQKELENFYNAKTVSQSELLNRSQDHVDKMLQSCEFVERLTKCAGPSETIMLRKFMENKLMLFPAITHDLQASYELEFVSNYQAIQIGVRNTYGYIRSNADLSSVTTKQPPIARPTSTTNGGSLLGGNRSASPSNSSTGSMNLMSHHHMRNGDGLMNGGSGGAHLLDHHSHQRHQQHQQHQHQQRSFGSSLVNGGGHGVNGGGLSTSPLSGCGTGSSMVNGLSAAFDTTNLISKRFNSANSLGPFVGEPSIGQPIGNAYEKWSNGGGTDLFNNLSDQYTIPLNSIGGGGGGGGGGGGGGSSGAGGQQDPSAAMIDLTAKLMSSSMFPPKSQIKRQKMIYHCKFGEFGVMEGQFTEPSGVAVNAQNDIIVADTNNHRIQIFDKEGRFKFQFGECGKRDGQLLYPNRVAVVRTSGDIIVTERSPTHQIQIYNQYGQFVRKFGANILQHPRGVTVDSKGRIVVVECKVMRVIIFDQSGNVLQKFGCSKHLEFPNGVVVNDKQEIFISDNRAHCVKVFNYEGQFLRQIGGEGVTNYPIGVGINASGEILIADNHNNFNLTIFTQDGQLVSAMESKVKHAQCFDVALMDDGSVVLASKDYRLYIYRYVQVPPIGL from the coding sequence ATGGCCACATCACCCACACCATCCTTAGATTCGCTACCGGGTGCATCCAATTCCATCGGTTCGTTCGGTGAACCCGCCGACTACCTGTCGGACTCTCCGCTAACAACGCTGAGCGGTGGCTCTGGCACGACCGGTTCCTCCCCGCCGGCCAGCGATTCGGCGATCTGCGACGACTTTGCGACTTCCTCCAGCCTTGAGTCCGCCCAGTCGAACAACGGCTCGTCGGAATCGCTGTTTCCGCGCTGCACCGGCTGCAAAAGCAAGCAATCGGATGCGGTAGCCAAATGTATGGACTGCGACAACTTTCTGTGCGCTAACTGCGTTACCGCACACCAGTTTATGCACTGTTTCGACGGCCACTCAGTTTACCGCATTACGGGCGGCGGTTTGGGTAGTGTtgttggcggcggcggtggtgtcAACACGTTCGGCTCTATTGGATCGCTCGCCAACGGGACGATGGCGGCCAACACGGTCACAACGACTGCTCCGACCACGCCAACGCTGGGTGGATTGCTGGGAGGCTGCCTCGATGGGTCCGGTCTGCTTGCCGGCAGCATTCTGGGCGGCGGCACTGGCGGCAAAATGCTCCAGATGGGAGGCTTCGATTCGGCCCATCCGCGGCTGAGCACGCTCAATCTGACCATCAAGGACGATGCTAGCAGCCTGGTAAAATCTATCATGAACAACGTGATAACGCCCCCGACATCTAACGGTGCCCCTGGTAGTggcagcaacatcaacaatGGCAACGGTactggcaacaacaacagcaacaacaacaacagcagcagtaatagcagcagtagcagtagcagcagcagcagtagcagcagcagcacaagcagcagcagcggtggcaATGGCAACAGCTTGATGAACCAGGTCAACAGTCAGCTTTCGGCCGTGATGCAGCAATCAACCGGCTTGGGAACGGATTTGCTGCTCTCGAACGGCcttggcagtggtggtggtgggataCTTGGCGGGTTGTTGAGCAACGGCAGCATTGGATCCGGGTTAGGCGGTGGTCTGCTGGGCGGAAACAATAAACCGAACTACTTCTGCAAGCGCCATCCCAGCGAGCTGCTCAAGTTCTATTGCCGCACGTGCAGCGTTCCGGTGTGCAAGGACTGTATGCTGCTGGATCATCCGAATGGGCTGCACGATTGCGAACACAACAGTGACACTACGCCGAAGCAGATTGAAAGCTTGCTGCACACCGTGTCGGAAGTGCGCGCCAAGGCACAGGACCTTCGATCGCTGATCAAGAACGTCGAGCACAGCGGGCAGCGTATCCAGCTGCAGTATCACAAGGCGCAGAATGAGATCGAAGATACGCACCAGTTCTACCGCTCGATGGTGGATGAACGTAAGGCGGAGCTGCAGAAGGAGCTGGAAAATTTCTACAACGCAAAGACGGTCTCCCAGTCGGAGCTGCTCAATCGCAGCCAGGACCATGTGGACAAGATGCTGCAAAGTTGCGAATTTGTCGAGCGTCTAACGAAATGTGCCGGCCCCTCCGAGACGATCATGCTGCGCAAGTTCATGGAAAACAAGCTGATGCTCTTCCCCGCGATCACACACGACCTGCAGGCTTCGTACGAGCTGGAGTTTGTTTCCAACTATCAGGCGATCCAGATCGGTGTCCGCAACACCTACGGCTACATTCGCTCAAATGCAGACCTGTCCAGCGTCACGACGAAACAGCCACCCATTGCACGTCCCACCTCAACTACGAATGGAGGTTCTCTGCTCGGAGGCAATCGCAGTGCCAGCCCATCCAACAGCAGTACCGGCAGCATGAATTTGATGTCCCACCATCATATGAGGAACGGCGATGGTCTCATGAACGGTGGCAGTGGTGGAGCACATCTGCTCGACCATCACTCGCACCAGcgccatcagcagcatcagcaacatcagcatcagcagcgaTCCTTCGGCAGTTCTTTGGTGAACGGTGGTGGCCACGGTGTGAACGGTGGTGGTTTATCGACGTCTCCGCTGAGCGGGTGCGGTACAGGATCCAGCatggtcaacggactgtcggCAGCTTTCGATACAACGAACCTGATCTCCAAGCGGTTCAACAGTGCTAACAGCCTCGGTCCATTCGTTGGAGAGCCATCGATTGGGCAGCCTATTGGCAATGCGTACGAAAAGTGGAGCAATGGAGGTGGAACTGATCTGTTCAACAACCTCTCTGATCAGTACACTATTCCACTGAATTCTATTGGCGGTggaggcggcggtggtggtggaggcggtggcggcggtagTTCGGGTGCCGGTGGACAGCAAGACCCATCGGCAGCGATGATCGACCTTACGGCGAAGCTGATGTCAAGTTCAATGTTCCCGCCCAAGAGCCAAATCAAGCGTCAGAAGATGATCTATCACTGCAAGTTCGGCGAGTTCGGCGTGATGGAAGGCCAATTCACCGAGCCGAGCGGTGTGGCGGTAAATGCACAGAACGACATCATCGTCGCCGACACCAACAACCATCGGATACAGATCTTTGATAAGGAGGGTCGCTTCAAGTTCCAGTTTGGCGAATGCGGCAAGCGCGACGGTCAGCTGCTCTATCCGAACCGTGTAGCCGTTGTGCGTACGTCCGGTGACATCATCGTGACGGAGCGCTCGCCGACGCACCAAATTCAGATCTACAACCAGTATGGCCAGTTTGTGCGCAAGTTCGGCGCTAACATCCTGCAGCATCCGCGCGGCGTTACCGTGGACAGCAAGGGCCGTATCGTTGTCGTGGAGTGCAAGGTGATGCGTGTCATCATCTTCGACCAGTCCGGCAATGTGCTGCAGAAGTTTGGTTGCAGCAAGCATCTCGAGTTCCCGAACGGGGTCGTAGTCAACGACAAGCAGGAGATCTTCATCAGCGACAATCGAGCACATTGCGTGAAGGTGTTCAACTACGAGGGCCAGTTCCTGCGGCAGATCGGTGGCGAGGGTGTCACCAACTACCCGATTGGCGTAGGCATTAATGCCAGTGGCGAAATCCTTATCGCGGACAATCACAACAACTTCAACCTGACCATCTTCACACAAGACGGGCAGCTGGTATCGGCCATGGAGAGTAAGGTGAAGCACGCCCAGTGCTTCGATGTGGCCCTCATGGACGACGGCAGCGTGGTGCTAGCGAGCAAGGACTACCGGTTGTACATCTACCGGTACGTGCAGGTGCCTCCGATCGGTCTGTAA